DNA from Globicephala melas chromosome 11, mGloMel1.2, whole genome shotgun sequence:
cgcaacgggagaggccacagcagtgacaggcccgtgtaccacaaaaaaaaaaaaaaaagaatgaaatcagaacactccctaacaccatacacaaaaataaactcaaaatgaattacagaCCGAACTGTAAGaccggacaccataaaactcttagaggaaaacataggaagaacactcttggacataaatcacagcaagatcttttttgatccacctcctagagtaatggaaattaaaacaaaaatgaacaaatgggacctaatgaaacttcaaagcttttgcaaagcaaacaaaactacaaacaggaccaaaagacaaccctcagaatgggagaaaatatttgcaaacaaaccaacagacaaaggattaatctccaaaatatataaacagctcgtgcagctcaatattaaaaaaataaacagggcttccctggtggcgcagtggttgagagtccgcctaccgatgcaggggacacgggtccgtgccccagtccggggagatcccacatgccacggagcggctgggcccatgacccatggccactgagcctacgcgtccagaacctgtgctccgcaatcaAAACCCAATCACAAAAtgagcagacctaaatagacatttctccatagaagacatatagatggccaagaagcacgtgaaaaggtgctcaacatcactaattgttagagaaatgcaaatcaaaactacaatgaggttatcacctcacaccagttagaatgggcatcatcagacaatctgcaaacaacaaatgctggacagggtgtggacaaaagggaaccctcttgcactgttggtggggatgcaaactgatacagccactatggagaacagtatggagggtccttagaaaactaaaactagaattaccatatgacccagcaatcccactcctgggcagataACCAGAGAAAACCGTGATTCAAAatgacacacgcaccccaatgttcatttcagcactatttacgatagccaggacatggaagcaacctaaatgcccatcgacaaatgaatggataaagaagatgtggtgcatatatacaatggaatattactcagccagaaaaagtcatttgtagagacctggatacatcatttgtagagacctggatggatctagagactgtccttATTTTGAACATTAGTAAGTAGAGAAAAATGAtgtatttttcttgcctttcctgTACAAACTGGATATCAAGgtgataaaataattgaaagaaaaatggtaATAAATGTAGAAAGGAACAATAGAGAAAGAATCAGGTTGAGGTAAGGGGGTTGTTGTAGGGTAAGACAGTGTGTTTTATCAGTTAGAGTTACACATTGAAGATTTTAAGGCTGCAATTACATGATTGCTGAGATTTGCTTTTAGAATATTCCCCCCAGAGGAAAAATAGTATGTGGGATAAATACACGATGCAAGATGCTAATACATGTTGAAACTGATGATGAATGCTTGTGGAGACTCATTGTATTACTCTCTCTGCTTTCATTTTAAGGTTGAAATTTTCCAGAATAAGAAGTTCAAATATACATGGAGAGAGTTTATCTTACATATGGCCAAATTTTCTGCtggaaacattattttataatcagaaaggaAGTGCCTGAGATACCTGTTCAGTATCTGAGACATACAGATTCTCACGCCCCACTGCAGACTTACTGGATCAGAATCCAAAGACGAGACATAAAAAAGACTGCTTTCTTCCCACTTCCCCTATGCATCCACTGCAGCCCAGCACAAACCTGCACCCAGCGGTGAGATTAGATCACCCTACAGGCCTCATCCTGAGAGCCTAGGGCTCTTAGCCATCCCTAGACTGCGCTACCTGTAGTTCTGAGAAGAGTTTCAGCACAGTGGTTGGCGGGCGGTGCAGGGAGTCAAGCTACAGAGTGTGGAGGGGCCAGTACCCATAAGGGACAGGATACAGGGACAGGAACTTCTGCCTGGACACGGTAGCATGAGGGCAAGAAGGCATCAATAGACCTTTCCAGGATGAGAGAGACCTGGGCATATTTTAACGCTGAGGGCAAAAGCTGGCGGAGGGAAAGACTGAAGATAGGAGACCAGTACTGGGGGCTCCAGCCCCACGATGGCAGGATAACAGGGAGACCCCAGTGGGAGAGGTTGTGTTTGGAGCAGGAGGGATGAGACAGCACTGGGCTAAGGATGTGCAGGTTGTAAGAGGGACACCCATGATGATCTAGAGCTCGTCCAGTGCAATAGCCGTGAGCCACAAGAGCTGCTGAGCACTGGAAACGTGGCTGGTCTGAACTGAAACGTGCTGTGAAAATATAATACACAATGGACTTTGAAAATGTAGTAAAAAGAAAACCAGTGCCAAATATCTAAATCATTTATAACACTGATTACATGTCAGATTGatagtattttgaatatattacagtatattattaaaatggattttatctgtttctttttgtgttttttaatgggACTCCTAAGGAATTGTTAATGGCATGACTGGCATGATACTTCTAGTGATCGATGCTGTTCTACAAGTTATGGAAGCcagaacaaggagaaaaaaataagcccCGCCAAAGAGCCCTATCTATCTCAGAAAATGAAACCCGTTTCTATTACCCCAGAATCTGCCTCATTCAGACCAAGGTTTGGCCAAATTCATGAGAAAACTCCCTGCTCAGCCAGCTACTTAACAGCACAAACAGAATGACAGTGGACTGTGTACACAATTTGTTCTCAGACACCACTGACATACAGCAGTTAATTCGGTGACGATGCGCCCTTATCTGTGGATGAGGCCAGGCCCTCAAGGCCCTGCTGTGGGAAGGAAACCACCAACCAGCAAGCAATCCAGAGCAAGGTTCAGAGAAGGAGACAGACGGACAGACTGGCCTTGGCATTATCCACACTCAAACGAGGGGAAACACGTGCTGAGGCAAGTCAGTCCTCCCCACCCCGAGCCACACAGGCCTCCTCAAAGGCCTCCGGGCTCAGGTCTGCGTGCGTCCCCGCCCCAGCCTGCACCCCGTCCACAGCCAGGGGTGGGCAGCGAGGTACTTTCTGGGTgccgcctccccctccctcagtGGCTCCggcatccttccttcctcccccaacCAGCCTCCGCTCTGCGGGATGTGCTTCGGGTGCTTTCCAGCCCGCAGGCCACCTTTCTGCTCCGGAAGGGAACGCAGCAGCCCGCGTGGGTGTTTGCCTGCGGGGTGTTATCTAAGATCAACACTGGCAGTTCCTGTCTCCAGGGCCGGGACTGAAGGAGGCCTCACATCTCAGTGGGGCCTGGTCACCACAGTCCGTTTGGGGTTTTGGGGGCCGGGGGGGCAGGGCGGGCCACGCTCTGAAAAAGCTGCAGGCCTTCTCTAGCATCTCCCCACCTGCTCCACCTTCAGCCCTTCTGAGCCCCAAGGCCAAGAGGCATCAGCTCAGGTGGCCCGCAAGGGCGAAGGCCTCCAGATGATACACTTACACTCTGCTGGGACTGCGGGAGGATTCCGGCCCCCGCCCCAGTGCACTGGTGGTGAGAAGTTTTCCAGCTGGAGGTACTCAGTCCCCACATTCTACTGAGGGGCTCAGTCCAGCCCCTCCCGGGCACCCACTGTCCCTAGAGTCTCCACAAGGGTCCAGTGCCCCCTCTCGACCATCTCAGTCAGGCGGTCATCGGATGACCAGCGTTCTGCTGGCTCCCCTGCCCCATCCCGTCGTGCTCAGGAGCCTGGCTAGGCGTCCGGGCACTGCCGCTGAGGGCGGCGTGGCCTTGGGGAAAGTGTGGTCCCTGTGGCATTCAGGTTTTCTCCCCGTGAAATAACGGTGCAGCCTCCCAGGTCTTTAAGGTCGTGtcctgtcactcctctgctcgAAAGCCTTCAGTGGCCTCCCTCTTCCAGATCAGGCCCAAACTCCTTGGGCCCCCAGCTTCCAAACTGTGCTTATCCCAACCCCGCACCTCCTTCTAGGCCTTTTCTTACAACCCGCCCCATTGCCACCCTCCTCCGAGCACCCAGCCTTCTCACTGGGGCCACAGTCTGCACCCACGCCTGCTGTTCCCCTCCgctcctgcccctctgcctgcagCAGTGCCCTCCCTTCAAAGCCCTGCTCCACTTCCGCCGCCTGGATCACGGAGCCCTTCCTACCCTCCCAGCCCGAGCCCAGCTAGAAGTGAGCTCCTCCTCTGAAACGCTAGAACGTCTACACAGACAACTCACCAAGCCCTTAGGAGTCACCACCTGGGCATCCTGTGGGATGAGCCGCTGCGGGCACGTAAGGAATCCCCCACGTGGTTGATGCGCTCTTCGTCCGCGAACATCTGACGTGGCAAAGGCTGGCCAGGGTACAAAAAACAGTTGTCACCTGCATGGTACTTGACAGGTTACAAAGGATTTCACACCCATCACCTCAGTTAACCCTCAAGCCCCTGTGAGAGGCAGCCGTGAGCAGGGGGACGCTCAGTGATCTGCGTAAGGCCAATCTGTGTGTGCTCACCTGTGGCAGCACCAGGTCCCGGCTCTCCTGCCCCCAGGGCACTCTGCTCCCTCTCAGAACCTGGCTGGGCGAGGGGAGAAAGGCCCGCACATTAAGAAAGACCAAGCTGAGCAgagccatcaccaccacccaaaAGAAGGGATTGGACACTTGCCTCTTATTGTTGCCCTCAGTTTGTACTGGGCTGATTGCATCCCTGTGGGTCCTCTTTACACACTCGTCCATCCCCTGTATTTCCTGGGAGTTGGTAATTGATACTACAGCATCTATAGActcaggtttgattttttttgcaaGGTGGAGCATGTGATTCTACCAAGAGTTACAGAAAAGTAAGACTTTTCTTATTTGCTTGTTTCTTATTACCAAATGAATATTCAACCTAAGcactaaaaataattacaaagaagaaaaaaattcaatagcATATGTCCTTCCAGATAGTTGGCTGTctatatttgttgtatttttatcttgtattttttccataaaatgggatcatactacacattttaaaaaaaacaacaggacTGGAGTTCAGCCCCTGTTGGAAATGGTCTCTGCCCTGCTCccctgcagtttcctcatctgaaaaatggggcttccctcgtggacGTGTGAGAGTTCCACGAGCCAGCGTCCCATGTGCTCGGGGTCTGTGGGAGCCAGAGCAGCATTCCTCATGGAGAGCAGCTAGCGCAGGGGCAGGACAAGCTCCTGAGTTCGAGTGAGGATACCTCGTTCTATCCCGGaaggaagggagtggcagaaggGCCAGTAAGCCAAGGCCGCAGAGCAGCAAAGCCAGACCAGACCCAGGgccactctcctccctcccacctaaaCCAGGGCCAGGCACGCTTGCAGAGAGGAGCAGCAGATGGCCACCTCACGTGGCTGTCCCAGGCCACCCAGCCATCTCTCAGGGCGTTTGCCCACCGCTGTTGATTTCTACCCCGAGGACAACGTGCGCAGTATTTTTAGTTCCCAAGGAATGTCAATCAGCCCCCGGATACTGGCCTGCCCTGAGGTGGGGCTGCTGGTTTAAAACAAACACAGGCTGCCTATATAATGACCAGACAGCCACCAGGCACCACCTCCACCAGGAATCCCAGGTAGGCACTCCGGCCACTCTCTTGTGTGTGGGAGGGTCTGTTTATGGGTTAATTCACCTCCACTGCCGGGCATCCGCAGGCCCATCTGAACTCGGGGAGGTGGCATGACCTGGGGCAGCCTGGTTGCTCAGAGCTGGGCTTGGGAGCCACCCCAGGGCCCCCATGTCTCCTGGGACCTTGCCAGTTCAGCTTCCTCAAACATCCTCGAGAAACTTGGCACAAGGTCCTCGGGGCCTGGGATAAAGAACATGGGGAGTCCCACTGCCAAGCATTCTGCCCCCAGATGAACAGTCTTGGAAAAGAGCACCCACATCCTTCCATCGGTCCTACCTGGGGGAGGCGGGCAGAGAGGGCGCTAAGAGCCGCTCTACTCAGCAATCATGGCCCCAGGTCCAGGTCAGAGCCCTTCAGCCTGTCTGCTGGGCTCAGAGGCACAGGGAGGGAAGCGGGGGGAAAAGAGGGGACGGAATGGGGGCGCATGCTGCCCAGAGATGCTCTCTCCGCCAGGCCCATCTGTCCCCAGCCGGCCGAGGCCATGCCCTCCCCAGGGACCGTCTGCAGCCTGCTGCTCTTCAGTGTGCTCTGGGTGGACTTGGCCATGGCGGGCTCCAGCTTCCTGAGCCCCGAACACCAGAAAGTGCAGGTGAGACGTCCCCCCACGAGGCCTGCGCTCTGACTGGGGAATCTCACTGCAGCCCTGCCGTGAGCTGCGTGAGCTGGGCAGTGGCTCACCCTCTCTGCACTTCAGCCTTCTTCTCCCAGAGCACAAAGGAGGACTCTGGGTCTGACCATGGGCCCACACCTCACTCTGCTTCTGGAAGGACAGGGAGGCTTAGGGCCCTAAGGAGAACACCTCCTCTTTCCAGCAGAGAAAGGAATCTAAGAAGCCGTCAGCCAAACCAAAGCCCCGGGCCCTGGAAGGCTGGCTTGACGCAGACGTCAGAAGTCAGGCGGAAGGCACAGGGGACGAGCTGGAAATCCAGGTGGGTCCCTCTGCAGCTTTATGCTTTCTGCAGTGGAGGGGATGGGGCGGGGGAGGCCGTGGAGAGGCGGCCATCCACAGGGACTCACTTACCAGCCACTCAAGGAACATTAAACAGCACAAAAACAGTGGACTCTGCACCACTGGGCTCTGTTGAGATGGGCTTTGCCGATCAACAGGCAAACATCTAAGCAACTTTGCTGTATTAGGATGAGCCTcaagcagaggggagagggggcgCCAGCAGATGCCAGGTGATCTCAGAGGGGAGCCAGCAAACAGACACTCAGGAAGGAAGAGCTGGTCACAGACTGGAGGCGTTTCCTGCAGAAAACTTTCTGATCGACTCAGGGGCCCCTCGGACCTTACCTTACCCAATCTTACCAGGCGGCGGCCTGGACAGGTGAGCGGTGAGCCCAGCTCTCACCAAACCCCACCTGTAGACGAGGATGGGGCTCATCAGGCTTGCTTGAGCTTTGATGAATAGTTCACAGGGTAGGGGAGCCGTTTAGAGACAAACGGAGGACTAGGAGAGAGAAAGCGTGAAGGCGTTTTATAGTTACCCCTGCCAGGCGGCCACGGTCCGGGGAATGGTTCTGACAAGAGTTTAGGTGAGGACAGATCCCCGCACGCAGGGAAACCAGAATCCCCGGGTGGTGCCTAGTAACTACTGCTAGTAACTGCGGTCTCACTCTCCGGCTGCTTTACCCTCCTGCTTCGCACTTAACCTCTACAACCGCCTGTGAAGTCAGTGGGGCTGGTTTCTGTGCCCTCATTTAGAGGTGAGGAACCGAGGCTCAGCCCAGGGAGCTCACTGGGCTGA
Protein-coding regions in this window:
- the GHRL gene encoding appetite-regulating hormone, translating into MPSPGTVCSLLLFSVLWVDLAMAGSSFLSPEHQKVQQRKESKKPSAKPKPRALEGWLDADVRSQAEGTGDELEIQFSAPFDVGIKLSGAQSHQHGQTLGKFLQDVLWEDASEAFTWLPERFRDHPQL